A DNA window from Rhineura floridana isolate rRhiFlo1 chromosome 11, rRhiFlo1.hap2, whole genome shotgun sequence contains the following coding sequences:
- the LOC133366041 gene encoding uncharacterized protein LOC133366041, translating to MDSAQKEAAILCVVQSGTLMMEYLRASGEASSAAASRRRWAFLHSLGQRAYEEEEEEESEEEEEEEGEEEVLLPRQTSSAGFRRGGRLRSVERRFWARPRSTEWWDHTVLETWDDNQWLQNFRMRKSTFLELCGQLSPALQRQKTRMRIPLSVEKRVAIALWKLATSVCYRDVGNQFGVGRSTAGSVVLEVCRAIQRVLMRTTVTVGNNLPGILTGFKEMGFPNCAGVVGTTHMPILCPPHQAAEYVNTKGYYSMALQALVDHQGKFTHLSAGWPGKTHEAKIFNKSTLFTKGQEGTLFALGPVDINGVSVPRVILGGPAYPLLPWLMVPYTEDLDSAKETFNATLNQCQEPLEEAFSRLKGRWRCLTGRNDCAVENLPRLISACCVLHNICEEKGEAYKETWEAEAKQLAATFKQPLQRPDTRIKAAARSERVRDALCAYIASMA from the coding sequence ATGGATTCTGCCCAGAAAGAAGCTGCCATCTTGTGTGTGGTGCAATCAGGGACACTCATGATGGAGTACCTGAGAGCCAGCGGGGAAGCTTCGTCAGCAGCTGCTTCTCGCCGTCGATGGGCCTTTCTGCACTCTCTAGGGCAGAGAGcctatgaggaagaggaggaggaagaatctgaggaggaggaggaggaggaaggagaggaggaggtctTACTTCCTCGGCAAACGTCCAGTGCTGGATTTCGCCGTGGTGGGCGCCTCCGTTCAGTGGAGAGGCGCTTTTGGGCACGGCCCCGAAGCACCGAGTGGTGGGATCACACGGTGCTGGAGACGTGGGACGACAACCAGTGGCTGCAGAATTTTCGGATGCGCAAGTCAACTTTCTTGGAACTTTGTGGCCAGCTTTCCCCGGCTCTCCAGCGCCAGAAGACGCGGATGAGGATCCCTCTGAGCGTGGAGAAGCGCGTGGCCATCGCCCTCTGGAAGCTGGCCACGTCCGTCTGCTACCGTGACGTTGGCAACCAGTTTGGCGTCGGCAGGTCCACTGCCGGCTCGGTGGTGCTGGAAGTCTGCCGCGCCATCCAGAGGGTACTGATGCGCACCACGGTGACCGTGGGCAACAACCTGCCAGGAATCCTCACGGGGTTCAAGGAGATGGGCTTCCCCAACTGCGCTGGTGTAGTGGGCACAACTCACATGCCCATTTTGTGCCCCCCTCACCAGGCAGCCGAGTATGTCAACACAAAAGGGTACTACTCCATGGCTTTGCAAGCTCTAGTGGACCACCAGGGGAAGTTTACCCACCTGAGTGCCGGTTGGCCTGGGAAGACCCACGAAGCCAAGATCTTCAACAAGTCAACCTTGTTCACCAAAGGGCAAGAAGGGACTCTCTTTGCCCTGGGTCCGGTGGATATCAATGGGGTATCTGTGCCCAGGGTCATCCTCGGTGGACCGGCCTACCCTCTCCTTCCATGGCTGATGGTCCCCTACACAGAAGATCTGGACAGCGCCAAGGAAACATTCAATGCCACCTTGAACCAGTGCCAGGAGCCTCTGGAGGAAGCTTTCAGCCGGCTGAAGGGCAGGTGGCGATGCCTGACAGGCCGCAACGACTGCGCGGTGGAGAACCTTCCCCGCCTCATCTCGGCCTGCTGCGTCTTGCACAACATCTGcgaggagaaaggggaggcctACAAGGAAACGTGGGAGGCCGAAGCGAAGCAGTTGGCCGCCACCTTCAAACAGCCTCTCCAGAGGCCGGACACTCGCATTAAAGCTGCAGCCAGGTCTGAGAGGGTCAGAGACGCCCTCTGTGCCTACATTGCAAGCATGGCGTGA
- the HES7 gene encoding transcription factor HES-7, which translates to MVTTESSEGGGARKMLKPLVEKRRRDRINRSLEELRLLLLQRTQCQTLKNPKVEKAEILEIAVGHLQEMNSAKPQGADLSEDGTLQTCYMIGFRECLLGLAAFIQQAHPSVQSHLLDTLHLYLASKPEPQNQDWSLAIFSPSSSSEESPPRTPEGFCSPEKKLNGPLQSPDPPCSSTGQLGSQQRHSHKSATLTKRILPPPPAFWRPWP; encoded by the exons ATGGTGACTACAGAGAGCTCCGAGGGCGGAGGAGCGAGAAAG ATGCTGAAGCCCCTGGTGGAGAAGCGCCGGCGTGACCGTATCAATAGGAGCCTGGAGGAATTGCGCCTGCTCCTTCTGCAAAGAACCCAATGCCAG ACTCTGAAGAATCCCAAGGTGGAGAAGGCAGAGATCTTGGAGATTGCCGTAGGACACCTGCAGGAGATGAACTCTGCTAAACCCCAGG GAGCTGACCTTTCTGAAGACGGGACTCTCCAGACATGTTACATGATAGGATTTCGGGAATGCCTGCTAGGCCTGGCAGCCTTCATCCAACAAGCCCACCCTTCGGTCCAGAGCCACCTGTTGGATACCTTGCATCTCTACCTCGCCTCCAAGCCGGAACCTCAGAACCAAGACTGGAGTCTGGCCATCTTCTCTCCTAGCTCTTCCTCGGAGGAATCGCCTCCAAGGACACCCGAGGGCTTCTGCTCGCCCGAGAAGAAGTTGAACGGACCGTTACAGAGTCCGGACCCCCCATGTTCCAGCACGGGACAACTTGGAAGCCAACAGagacacagccacaagagtgctaCCTTGACCAAAAGAATTTTGCCCCCGCCGCCAGCTTTTTGGCGGCCTTGGCCCTAA